tgattcttgctttgtcttgcccttggatgatgatgtggctttgaatgccacactcttcttcttctcatccttcttctcatctttcttctccttcttttctttcttatcatcATCCTCTATATATATGTCATTGGTCatcatatctcccaacacttggtttgatgtcatggtgtccaaaccactcctcactagaaaccaatgtgccaaatcttgatagtaagcatctcaagaacttatgggagaagtccttgtccttcacttctttctccaagtgctttgagatcattgacaagcacttaaagcctatggaacatctccggcacactctcatcatcctttatcttgaagctggTAAACTTCTTGAGGATGTATGTcttggcacccttcatggcttgagtgccctcaaatgattcctccaacttcttccatgcttcatgagcaatctcaatgttcttgatttgctcaaatgtcctctcatcTAATGCATCATAAATGGCACTAAGAACAATATCATTATTTTGGAGCAGCACTTCTTCGGCGATGGTGGGAGCCTCCTCATTGGcaacctcaatcttggtctccaccaccttcaaCACCTTTCTATTAATTGACTTGATGTAGGTGGTTATCTTctccttccaatatggataatttgagccattaaattggggtggcttcttagtgttgttgatttgagctattttgacaCCAAAGATTGTTAAGCTTCAAATCAAGGTGACCatggcttcgataccacttgaaaggtcctaatgactagaggagggtgaatatcctataaaaatttctacaacaacacttaagccaagtggttagtcaATTAAAcgacgaagcgagtgttgcgctagcctactaataatgcaagcctcctatccataattctagttgctatgatctctaattcacacacaagaggctatgtcactaccactaagtaagtgagctctcaaagactagctaaagagtctcactaaccactagacaagacacaagctagctctcaaaactagttacactaaagagcttagctacactaggaatataaatacaagagaggtagtaATGTTTATTATGCTATGGTAAaagatgatcaatcaatcacaataaatATCAATGAAATCTCggtgacaagatgacacaatgatttttcaccgaggttcacttgcttgccggcaagctagtcctcgttgtggcgattcactcacttggaggtttacgcactaataggcatcacacgtctaacccgcaatcgggtgccgcacaaccaacacaagatgaggatcacacaagccacgagcaatccactagagtatcttttgactctccatcggggaaaggtcaagaacccctcacaatcaccacgatcggagccggagacaatcaccttcctccgctcaacgatcctcgctgcaccaagccatctaggtgacggcaaccactaagagtaacaagtgaaatccacagcgaaacacaatcaccatgtgcctctagatgcaatcaatcaaagcaatgcacttggatgctctcaaatctcaccaaatgatgaatcaatcaagtagGATGAGTGAGAGATGGCTATGCTCACTAGgatgtattctcaatagaaaCGGTCAAGAGAGTGAGTAAGAGCCGGCCAAACCACTTATATAGGcatccccacgaaatagagtcattaGGGTCAAGGGGAGTGCCCCtgtgcactgaccggacgcaccaatcgGGATGATCGGATGTAGcctagccagcgttcggtcgctagaTGGAGGCCATGTGTCCTCCGCGTTCAACCGTAGTCGTATGATCTCAACGGCTAGTTGCGCCCATGCCATGTGTCAAGTGACGATCGGACGCGCTGGAGACaggaccggacacgccggtgccAGCCCTACCTGCGCACGCGCCTGCGCCAACAagcattgaccggacacaccgcTAGGTCCACCTGACACCATGCCACCTCGCGTCAGATCacttccagtaagggtccagagaggtattttcacgatcggacacgtccgttcagcgatgaccggacgtagccctgaGTCCAGTCCTCTCTGGCGCGCGTAGATGCTGCATCAGCGTACGTCaccacctgaccggacgcaggccttgcgcgtccggtcacttttactgTTTAGTGTCCGATCGTTAGCCAGACAGAGCCCAAGCACGCCAACTCCACcataattgaccggacgcaccgccaCCGAGTCCGGTCACTTTGGGAGTTAGAGTCCGGTCGCTGAAAATAGCACCACCTCTTCTCCAACTtcatcacccttgctcaaatgtactaACCGCCAAGTGTTTCagcttgtgcacgtgtgttagcatattatcataaacatTTTTaatggtgttagcactcactacaatctaaatgcatatacaatgagttagaatatctagtggcactttgataaccgcatttcgatatgagtttcacccctcttaatagtatggctatctatcctaaatgtgatcatacccactaggtgtcttgatcaccaaaataaaatggccctATGAATATCATCTTTGTCTTGagtccattttgtttttctctttttttccaagtccgagcacttgatcaccatggccatcactacCTTCATGATCATCACCAATTACTTCACCACTCGGAATGTGCTTccttatctcatgatcacttagaacaaatatgttagtacttagggtttcatcaatttaacAAAATAAATATAGAGCTTTCAGCCGAGTATCGCTTGTGCCGCCTCCGACGAACAAGCATGCGCCGAGATACCCTTCATGCCCACAAGGACGCGGTACCGAAAAGCACGGTCGATCCCATGATGAGGCGACTCCACCGGCGCCAGCGCAGGGCAAACGGCGCCCCCTCCCGCGACGGGGTGCTCAGGACACGATCGAGGTCCTCCCAACGGCTGAACCGAACGATGAAGTCATCCGGCCTAGTCCTGCGCTGCTGCGCACAGACATGTGCTCTCCCGTGATGCCGAAGTGCTTTTGGAGGTGGTGCAACATCATGGCTAGTGTCACCGCTGGCCGCGTTCCAAGGACCAGCGCGAGTAGCGCTAAAGACAGCGCGTCCTCAACAGCCTGGAGGGCCGGGGTGCGCGGCACAACCACCAGCTCGAGCAGAGGGCTCCTGGCCCTCGTCCTTGGCGAAGCTGGCGGTTCCTCGACACGCCGTAGCAGGGAGCGGGGGTAGCCATGAGGCCGGATGGGCGGTTCGGAGGAGCTCGAACCTCCCCTAGCATCACCTGTCGCAGCTCCGGTATTGACGACAAGGCCTGCGCCAGAGCTCACGCCCGCACCGGACTGCGCGGCCTCAGCAGGCGCGTCGATGGTAACCTCCACCGGCTCAGCGACAGAAGGCTCCGGCGGGGAGATTCGCACACCGACGGGACGGACGGCGCTCTGCCAGTTGATGCCGAGCGCGCCGAGGCCGTGGCCGCCGGTGAACCGCGGCTAGGCGAGGAGCGACGTCTACGGGCACCCCGCTGGCGACTAGGAACACGGCCAGGCTAGCGGCCCCACTTGCCCTCCCAAGGGCCAACCGCCGGCGGTAGCGGGCAATCACGCGCCGggtgaccaccgtccttgcagtTGAAGCACTTGGACGGGAATGTTGACGTGGTCGCCGGCGAGGCAGTTGAAGCACTTCCCCACAAGGTTGGACGGCACCGAGCGACGCGCCGACGGCTCTGCACCGGCCTGAACCCCTCCGCGTCCAGCTCCACCGACATGCGCGGGGGGTGGACGACGATGGACGCAAGGCGCCGCTGAGCCGGAGGCGAGGGACGCGGGGAACGACGCGCATCCCCCATGAAGCCACcccggcgcgggcggcggcggcgctgccgccGTGGTCGCATGACCGCCTTGCCACGACCAGGTGGAGGTGGAGCATCAGAGTCGTTGAAGGAAGCCTCCGAGTCGGAGAAGTGGTGCCTCACCTCCGACCCTCCCGGAGAAGCGACGAAGGGGTCGGCATCAGGGTCGAGGGAGCTTGCCCAAAGCACGAAGGCAGAGTGAGCGGCCGCCGCCAACGGAGGCATCTCCTGGGGGACGGATCTCCCAGCACTCAACCTCATCCGCCCGCGGGAGCAGGAGCTAGGGTCCATGAGGACTCGGGGACACCGTGCGGAGGGTGGAGGGTGGACGCCGGGCCGGAGTGGCCACCGGCGGTGGGTGGAAGGTGGGTGCCTAGGCGCTCAGTTCCAAGCTGGACTAATCCACCTGTGGTTTGAATGAGTGATCAGACTCTCCAGCTCCATCTCATGCAAATATCTAACCGATCGATTAATGATAGAAGCATGGAAGGAAGAAGTAACTTTAGATCTGAGCaaaagagaagaaaggaaaaacaacCAAGAGTGAAAAGGAGAAACAAGAGAACCCATCCATACGCTGCCGTGTTGGAGCTTGGGGTTGCCGCGCAGGTGCACGGAGCTGTTGCTCGAGACGGCGGCCTAGCGGGGAGCGAGCAAAGCGCCAGGGGACGATTGCGTTACGTACTAGTTTTAGTTGCGGAGATTTACTTTTGCCATCCTTTTTAAAAGGGTGGATATTGCGATTTTAATAAACGTAAGCATGAACTCTTTGCAGTATCAGATTGTTTTCAAATACACCAGATTCAAAATCTCTGATCTAGTAGCACAATTCTGAATTTCTGATAATGGAGCTGGCTAAGTAGCCTCAATTATATTTTAGAAGGGATTGGCTTATGCTGCTAGCTTTAGAAACACATTGCAGTGTCAATCACCTGGTAGCTTTCGATATACCATGAAACGTGCAACGATACATGGTTTTGTAGTATTAATACTGCCTTGCTAATTTTCAAACAAAAAGGAAAGGTGAAGCTTTCAGGTTGCTTCATCAAAAAATTAAGTTACTATTGCAGTAACAGAGGCAAATAAAGGGGAAGCCTGCGTGGCTGCGTGTCAGCTGGGTTACTGAACTATGTCATCCTGCCTTCGGTCCTCACTTCAGTTTCTTCAGTCGCCATTTCCTACGCTGTCCAAGACTAAAACACAAAAGAGACGTTAGCATACAGCAACCGAGCACCAGAACCACTAAAAAAATGGCATTTTAGGTAAGGAAGTAAGCGAGCTACCACATACTTTATTCTTATAATCTAACTTGCCAACTGTAGCAGTCAGGTCATTAGAAATAATACTATAGAATGTATGCAAACTTTTACATTATGGAGCTACCAGGAATATGCCATTTATGATATGTGTCGAAGCCATTGAAGAAACGAACTATATAATTGCAAATTATAATGAACTTTTGTCAATTTCATTCTAAATATCACATCAATTTCACCATCGAActtgcttttaaaaataaattGATGACTCAAGCTTGAAATATCACCagttttcatatttttaacaaaacaaGGCCAATAGTCTAACTTCTTAGTTCAGAAAGGTCAAGTTATCAGAGTAATATTATACTACGACCACCAATTTTAAACCTGACCATGGTAGGGTTCACATGTCGCTTGAGTCTTCAGGCATGAAATGAGAAGTTTACCTAAACTTGTCCTGCATTTTTTGGCACCATATCTTGTAGTCACTCTTTGCTATGTGAGCGACCATCAAAATGATCAGTGTTTACAATGGATGATTCTTGCCTAATGGGGTTCAAAGGGAAATGTCAGCAAAATGTCAAGGATGAGAAGAGAAAAGTGTGGTGTGCAATGAATGGAAGTAAATTGTCACAAACCTGGCAGACTAACTCTTTCTTGAGTTGAAGTTAGCTGGTGCTTTGCCACTACCTCGCCCGGAAGCATCATCTTGCAAAGAAAAATTTAAGTTAGGGAAGTTCCTGTGAAACAGCAAAGCGATACTTAAGGTGGTAAGGCTTTGGATCAAGATTTTGATCTACTCCCAATAAAATGATTACCTCAGAAGATTCAGGCATTTGAAATGTTCGAAGGTGGGACTGCGATGATTCCAAGTGAAATGGAGCTTCTTGAATGGTTTTGTCTACATTTGGTAATACAAAAGACAGTGGTTGGTTTCGTGGAGGATTTAATGGGTCAAATGCCTGATGAACTCCTGAACTTTGGTTTACTGGTGGCATCACTGCCCCAGAGCTTGACGCTGTGATGTTGCCCCCACCAAGTGCAGCAAACATTTGTGATGCTTGTGCAGGCTCAATTGCGCCAGACAAATATGGAGGGTTCAAGTAAACACCATTTCTCATAGACAGCATCTATAACAAAAGAATAGGTAAAAGTCACAGTCTATAGTCGCAGTTCAGCAATTAACACTGCTCATTAAAATATAACTTAGAATAGTATGTAACTGACACATGTGCAGTGTGCTATGAAAATGCATTCACTGAACATAGCAATATTTGGTTCCACACTAGGCCCTCAATGTCACAAACAGCCTAGCATTTCTGTGAAGGAAATAGGCAGTATTTTTTGGTTAACACTAACCACATTCACAGTCAGACTATCACTAGCCACTACATTGCGATTCCAGAACTTCTTATGTGTCTCCATTATTTAGCACCTTAGGCTACTGCAAACCATCTTTGCCACCACCTTTCCTGTTCATGTATCGTAGCATATAAGGGTTTGCACATAACATTGCAGTTCTACCAGTTCACTAGCCATATCATTTATCCTGAGGTCATACAGGTTGATGAGATTATGTTTTAAACAAAGTATACATCTTGAAAAGTACTTAGTGCCCAAATTGCCATCCAACATATAAACAGGGAGACAGGGACGTGCTTTTACTTAACAAAACAACATGCAAGCTTGGCATTGATCAATAGTTTAGCCACAGTGGGGTAACAGTCCAAACCTAAATTGTAAACAAATGAAAATGGAAGGTATGGGCAAATTAACGAAGCTCTCTCTATTTcttcaaaaataataaaaatgaagCACCCATCACACATAATGCAAACCCCCCCTGCTGGTTATAATAAAGCGACAGGCATCAAGAGTCATACAAGTCTGTAGTCACAGATTGAACCAAGAATCAATAAGTCCGGGTATTCTCTATTATACCAATTCTATGTCAATGTTTTGTACCAGAAAGATGCATCGATACCATGTGAACGTGTCCTATTTGCTCACCTGCACTTGGAGCTGCAGTTGCTTCAGATACTCAATGGCCTCGTCAAGCATGGATGCCTTGTCGGTCTGCAGTCCCAAAAAACATCACAACAGAAACAGATTACGGTCAAGTCCAGCACTAACACAACTGAACAACCTTTGCGAACGAGCGAGAGAGTCAGAGTAAGAGCTCTTGTCAGTTTCCACTGACCTTGTTGGAGTTGGGTATCAGGCGCCTTCATCTTCTCGTTGATCTTGCTCCTCCTCCTTTGCGCCCAAAAGCCAACAAAACCAAGCAACGATCTTTAGCACTTGCACTGAGAAGAAAGCAGAGCACggcgagaaaaaaaaaatctctgtGATTTCAAGAAATGTCAGCGGCACCACCTTCTCGGAGAGGTTGTGCACCTCGGCAGCGTGGCTCCGCTTGCTGCCGGACCCCCCGCGCGTCCACtccggcggcggctcgggctccGACCCGCCCGCGTCGCTGTCCCCGAGCCCGCCCACGTCCTCCCCGTAGTCCACCTGCTGACCGTGGCCCAGCGCCACCAGGAACGCCGCCACCCCGGCGAACATCTGGCgccgcacctcctcctcctccagctgccgccgccgctggtggtgGTGCTGCAGGAGCGCCATCGCCTCCCGCCCATGGCCCTGCACGGCCCCGCGACCCCCGCCGAAGCCACCGAGCCCCTGCTCGTTCATCTCGTCCGCGCCTCACCACACAGCCTCGCAGGAGGCGAGAGAGCTCCCAGCCGGCTCCGTTGGGACTTGGGACTTGGGAGAGGAGGCGAAGGGGGGAGAGAAGGCGAGGTGGGTTTCGGGTGGAGGCGCGGCCACTTCCTTCTTTTTAGTGCTTGCGCCCATGCCATCTTCACCGCGTCAACGGCGAGGAACCGGTCGAACCAGGCCTTCATCAGCGGCAGCTCCTTGTCGGTGACAACGCTGGCGCCGATCACCTCCTCAGTAACGGGGAGCCAGTGTGCGTACCACACGACGATGTCGAGGTAACCCACGGCGTCACCGCCAAAGAACTTCTTCCCCTCCAAGACCGTCTCCAGGGTCTTGAGGCACTGCTGGGCCTCGTGCACCGCCTTGCGCTGCGCCTCGCTGGTCGCGGTGAAGATCGGGTACAGAGCAGCGTTGCACTGGAGTAGACAGACATCAATCCTGTCACTGACTGACTGGGTCCTGCCCTGCATCGAACAAAGTAGACGATCATGTGGCTGGAGTTTGCGCGCATACCTTCTCTTCTGCGAACCTGGCCCAGAACCTCGCCTGGGCACGCTCGTAGGGGTCGGCCGGCATGATGGGGTAGCCGCCCTTCCAGGCCTCGTCGATGTACTCGACGATGATGGTGGACTCTGCGATCGGCTTGCCGTCGTGGACGAGCACGGGCACCTTCTTGGTCACCGGGTTGTAGCGCAGCAGGTTGGCGCTTTTGTTGGCGAGGTCCTCATCGACGTACTCGTACTCGACGCCCTTCAGCCGGAGCGCCCACTCCACCCTGATGACCATAGGGCTCGCCCACATCCCGAACACCTTCACACCCTTCTCGGCCATTGCTGGATGCTGGAGCTCTGGGTCTGCTCTTCTGCTGCTGGTGCTGGAATGGAATTCCAATAGATGGAGAGATCTTGTCCACCTTATAGATCACAGATCAGGAAGCCTTCAGAAGTCAACATACAGTTCCGGGTCATGGTTGCCTTAGTCCATGGGAACTCGTATTAATTATTATTATAATTGAAAGACAAGGATACCAGAGTGGTCTGGTCAGAGCGTGGCACAAAGACAAGCctcttgaaaaaaaaaatactttatTGAGGAAAAGCCGAATTACACTCAAACATAATGAACTGTTCGAATGGTTATTTGCAATTTATTCTTTTCATTTCAGAAAGATATGTTTCTAAAGCGTGATGGCTGCTCAACTCAACCACTTGACAACGTTACACTGACACAAGGAAATTAGAGGAAGTTATAAAAAAAATGAAATAAGAGGAAGACCGGTATGCAACTATGCATACAGCATCTGTCTGTCTCATGCTTGTTGAATTTCTCTATTTATCTCCCTCCAAACACGGCAAATCTCACCAACAGAGCATAGTGGTTGCTCACATAAACACAACCAGCTCCAGTTGGAGTTTATTACCACATTACATCACGGATCATGAAGAAATGTGGATAGTTCTGCTTCATCAAGCCGCAATGGCAACCTTCACAGGATGCGTATATGGCATATGCGCATACTAATAATATTCTCAGAAGAATATTGGTACCAGAAATGCACCTCACAGCAAACTCTGCCCCAGGATCTCCTATCAGCAATCATAGGTCCCGTAAGGCTTGAGCGACATTCCTTGATATCCTTTCATGAATTGGTTCCTGAATTTTACAAAAACATTGATTGTAAGTACTTATTTGTTTATCTGCTAAACTAGAAGCATACACAAAGCCTTCTGCATACCTGTGTTTCCAGGATCTCGAATTTTGTCTTTGCGATTGTTTCAAACAGGAAAATGTACCTGCAGTGGATATTCAAGCAAATTATTATTCAACTAGAATAAAAAATCATTCTTGCAGCAGTTCCGCGTGCAGAATGTGCATAAAGTATGTTGTACAGGCCAAAAGATGGGGGGGGATACATACCGCCAGGCCAGCTCACAAACCAACTCTTCTGGAGCTTCTGGCAGAACCTGAATGTTTTAGGGTAGATGTAAGTTTCCACTCAACAGAATTGAGTAGGATCATTATGGAACAAATTTCATAGGTGACTCTAACAACTGTATGAAGAAAATATACCGCGTCTTCATATGGGTTGCAGTTGTTCTTGAACCAAAGCCTTAAAAACTCCTGTGATAATTAAGTGATATATTCAGAAATCTCGTTAAAAATGAATCACAAGGTTTTAAAGGCATAAAGTGCATCAAGGATTCAAGGTAATCAGCCCATACATGATGTGTATGACTCAAAGGTAGTTTACCTTATCAACATTTTCAGGTTCAAGACCAGATTTGAATCTATCTTCATATGAATTAGCAATCCAATATCTGCTGGAGTCAGGAGTATGAACCTGCTTGACAAAAAGAGGATACCATGAATTTTATAAAGCTAACCATTCAGCATTTCAATATCTCAGAAGTTATCATACCATTGTACTCAACATAATTATAAAAAAATTTAGATACTTCTCAGAACAGAAAGTTTTCAACAACATGAACTGATCAGTTAATGATATAACAACTCTGTTTATATTTATACATATAACAGCTAGTTAGTACTATATGATTCCACAAAATGCATTGTCACTGTTGTGAAAAGGAAAACATGCATATTCTTCCGCTAGTTACTGGGTATAATCAATAATGGCACAAAGGTTAAGAAACATTTGCAGAATCATGTCAGAAATATAACCTCATCAATCAACACGATTGTCCCGTCAGATGTTTTTCCAAACTCATACTTTGTATCAACCAGAATTAATCCATTCTCTAAGGCCACTTTCTGCAAATAGAAAACTGAAAAGAGTATCAGCAAGTTACACAATTTTAACATAGCTGTAGCACAGGAGACTACCAAGCAAACACAATATCACAAAACAACTAGTAACTGCAGCACATGTACGAACTAAAGCACATCAAAGCAAAATTGGTGAACTATTTTTTCAGTGTTTGCAACTGAAATTAAATCGTAATGTTACTGGACATAGACCTGAAAATACCTCAACAGAAACAGAAAATGTGACGATTCACTACCTGTCCATATGCAAACAAGCTTAAGGCTTTGCTTCCTGCCTCATGAAAATCTTCCTTTGACATCAACCCTGACTTGATTATCTGCAGAATAAAAGGGCAATGTAAGGGCATCTTTGAATAACAGAGAGTCATAACAAGGGGTGATGCAGGCTAGCAGTAGCATTAAAATcccaaaaaaaataaaactagCAATTCTCAAAGAATCATGTTCGAATACAATCCAGAAATCATTCAAATACTACCACCTTACTGCCAAAATATCATATTAAGAGTACCAAACAAAAAAGACATCAACATCTGGAGAAGCAAACAAATTAGTGTAACTTCCATATATCAGTGGGTGTCAGTGGGTGGCCCTATGATTCGGGATGTAATAAGCGATGATCTGGGGTCTTTATTCTTGACAATcgaaagggcgtacccagtgcagagagctcccgctctgtgcggggtctggggaagggtgtcagtggcaagccttaccctcgcttgtgcaatgcgaggagaccgcgactcgaacccaggaccttccggtcacaggctcgagtcgcggtctcctcgcattggacaagcgagggtaaggcttgccactgacacccttccccagaccccgcacagagcgggagttctctgcactgggtacgccctttcgACTGTAGGGCCACCCACTGACATGGAATTCCAATGTTTGATTACTCTAAGAGCATCTGTTTATCCTCTTCCTGTGTAATATAGTGTCAGTAACAACTTACACGAGGCTATAACTCTAAGATTACAAGAGGAAATATATTAAAAGCATGAGACACCTCATCTGGAGTGACAGGGACATCATGATCTGCAGCTTTAGTTGTTGGTGTCAGTATATTTGCAGATAGCTTCTGATTCTTTACCATGCCTGGAACAGGGAGGCCAATTACCAGTCACTAGAAAGAACAAAACAACATCAAATTGGATAATTCTTGTCAGCATAAAGCATACCATCAGGAAGAGCATTTCCACAATAGTTCCTTACACCCTTATTATAAACTGTCCATAAAGATGTATCATTGCTTCCTGTAACAAATCCCCTCACTGAAAATTAACACCCAAAGATAAGATTAGTAAGAATGATAGCAAAAACATGAAAATTTTATATAAAATGCTTGTGAATGGGTATgcgaaaataaaaaaacaatatatGCAAGAAGCCTTAGGTCTCACCAACAAATTCAACTGGAAAAACTGTGCACCTTTTGGCGATTGTTACATTCTTATCAGGAGAAGACACTACTGCATTTGGAGTAATGTGACGGGTCTGATTGAACCACCAAAGGCTTGTCTCATTAAGAACCTGAAATTACCCATACGACATCACAACAAAACACCTGATTATTGAAACAATGATTTCTCATCCTAAATGTACTCTGCTTCCAGACTTCAGTATGTGCTAGTATAATACATGTATACAGATTAAAAATAAAGAGGTAGATCCTCAATTgacaaaattctggacaatactGTGACTCTGTGAGCACACACTTGTGTTATTAATCACTTGTGACATTGAGCCATGCTGTCAAAGTATTAATTTGAGCAGACTGATTGGTGCACCTAACATTGACATTTATTTACAAAATGCACTGAACAGACTTCCCTTGAGTCCGAGGAACGATGAAACTTGAAAGCTTACACAGTTGTATTTGAACAACAAAAACAGGAGAccaacactaggagaagcagttCAGTGCGGTGAGTTGGCAACCCCTTAGCGTTATGACATTGTCATGTAAAAGTGTCAGAAGATTGTCAAAACTAGCTCTGGATAACGCTAAGATGTTG
The nucleotide sequence above comes from Miscanthus floridulus cultivar M001 chromosome 18, ASM1932011v1, whole genome shotgun sequence. Encoded proteins:
- the LOC136521863 gene encoding glutathione transferase GST 23-like — translated: MAEKGVKVFGMWASPMVIRVEWALRLKGVEYEYVDEDLANKSANLLRYNPVTKKVPVLVHDGKPIAESTIIVEYIDEAWKGGYPIMPADPYERAQARFWARFAEEKCNAALYPIFTATSEAQRKAVHEAQQCLKTLETVLEGKKFFGGDAVGYLDIVVWYAHWLPVTEEVIGASVVTDKELPLMKAWFDRFLAVDAVKMAWAQALKRRKWPRLHPKPTSPSLPPSPPLPSPKSQRSRLGALSPPARLCGEARTR
- the LOC136521862 gene encoding phosphoribosylaminoimidazole-succinocarboxamide synthase, chloroplastic-like, whose product is MSPCAAPAAAAARGVNPAKPLRRAPSSSTPARFPHLFMSSSSPRTLPLAAVAGGSGAAAPSSLLAADPGHRDAVLLAARSAMGNCLGETRLDLAVSGLRLAAKGKVRDVYESGEHLVLVTTDRQSAFDRVLASIPFKGQVLNETSLWWFNQTRHITPNAVVSSPDKNVTIAKRCTVFPVEFVVRGFVTGSNDTSLWTVYNKGVRNYCGNALPDGMVKNQKLSANILTPTTKAADHDVPVTPDEIIKSGLMSKEDFHEAGSKALSLFAYGQKVALENGLILVDTKYEFGKTSDGTIVLIDEVHTPDSSRYWIANSYEDRFKSGLEPENVDKEFLRLWFKNNCNPYEDAVLPEAPEELVCELAWRYIFLFETIAKTKFEILETQEPIHERISRNVAQALRDL